In Heterodontus francisci isolate sHetFra1 chromosome 5, sHetFra1.hap1, whole genome shotgun sequence, one DNA window encodes the following:
- the LOC137370332 gene encoding probable G-protein coupled receptor 139 has product MGYPVIFQMELIYYPILAAVGLPVNLVAIVILSRGKCGLSKCITRYLVAMAVADLMVVIIHVILHRINIMYFPISFLFITPVCLVNFAAYIVAIDCSVWFTVTFTFDRFVAICCQKLQSRYCTEKTATVVIATVFVVSCLRTIPFYYMDEPAFIIDNVPWYCIPTADYLTSPLWKAFEWIDSFITPLLPILFILLFNALTVRHIIMANRVRRELLSNSENQNDPEVKNRRKSMILLFAISANFILLWMTYVVHSINWPVINFYYTDKYYSNPIYITQQVGFMLQFLSSCTNTCIYGLTQRKFREELKNGVKYLFTLNGKLCH; this is encoded by the exons ATGGGATATCCTGTAATTTTTCAGATGGAGCTAATTTACTACCCCATTCTTGCAGCTGTCGGACTTCCAG ttaacttggtggcgattgtgattttgtctcgaggaaagtgcggtctctccaaatgtatcactcgttacctggtggccatggcagtggcggatctaatggtggttatcatccatgtgatattacaccggattaatatcatgtactttccaattagcttcctgtttataactcctgtgtgtctgGTTAATTTTGCTGCGTACATTGTAgctatagactgttctgtctggtttactgtcaccTTTACATTTGATCGCTTTGTagcaatttgctgtcagaagctacaatcaagATATTGTACTGAGAAAACAGCTACAGTGGTTATTgccactgtgtttgtggtgagctgtctgagAACCATTCCTTTTTACTACATGGATGAACCTGCCtttataattgacaacgtgccATGGTATTGTATTCCCACAGCTGATTATCTCACTTCCCCCTTGTGGAAAGCATTTGAGTGGATTGACAGCTTTATCACCCCTCTATTACCAATCCTTTTCATTCTAttgttcaatgctctgactgtcagacacattataatggcaaatagagtGCGCAGGGAACTGCTgagcaacagtgagaatcagaatgatccagaggtgaagaatcggaggaaatccatgattttgctTTTTGCTATTTCGGCCAATTTCATACTGCTGTGGATGACGTATGTTGTCCATTCAATAAACTGGCCAGTGATCAACTTTTAttacacagacaaatattacagtaacccgatatatattacccaacaagttgggtttatgctgcagtttctcagttcctgcacaaacacttgtatctatggactgacacagaggaaattcagagaggagctgaagaatggggtgaaatatttgtttacactgaatgggaaattgtgtcactAA